In one Microbulbifer pacificus genomic region, the following are encoded:
- a CDS encoding OmpP1/FadL family transporter, protein MKSSRRIYISLSTVTALLCVPAAHAGGLFLWEIGTPTLGTASAGWAAMPEDAATAFTNPAGTVWRDETQVRVAAQALYGDVGFTNGGESNVPGNDGGNPVGWFPGGGAYAAGTFSENLGWGVAMAGNFGLGLDYDSDWAGRRFVQESDLIGMSLIPSLSWKINDCLSIGAGLNVMGAFFEYVSAPRAGLIPENAHLKYEDIDVGYGGNVGIIYRPVASTTFGITYTSKVDLTFKDNLRLSNFGPLFEPVVSQLNGTRTQIDMTVPATVTASLQQQLTPAITLYANLAWQDWSEFSGLTLALDNPDQTRVFVDEGYEDTGHVALGIRHAFSQGFLQGWNLSTGFAFDSSMQNESNLTANLVTGKAYRFGLGAGKELCPGLALDLGYTFLWSGDLDIDQTGRPPFNPRLEGTYKDTALHFLGGSVQFEF, encoded by the coding sequence ATGAAAAGCTCTCGCCGCATCTACATATCCCTATCCACGGTCACCGCGTTGCTGTGCGTGCCCGCCGCCCATGCCGGCGGCCTGTTTCTCTGGGAAATTGGCACGCCCACACTGGGTACCGCCAGCGCGGGCTGGGCGGCCATGCCGGAAGACGCCGCCACGGCATTTACCAATCCCGCAGGAACCGTGTGGCGCGACGAAACCCAAGTACGCGTCGCCGCTCAGGCGCTTTACGGGGACGTGGGCTTTACCAACGGTGGCGAAAGTAATGTACCCGGCAACGACGGAGGCAATCCGGTGGGCTGGTTCCCGGGTGGCGGTGCGTATGCCGCGGGTACGTTCTCGGAAAATCTTGGCTGGGGTGTTGCCATGGCAGGCAACTTCGGCCTGGGGCTCGATTACGACAGCGATTGGGCAGGACGACGGTTTGTACAGGAATCCGACCTGATCGGCATGAGCCTGATTCCCTCCCTGAGCTGGAAAATCAACGACTGCCTGTCTATCGGCGCTGGTTTGAATGTGATGGGCGCATTCTTTGAATATGTTTCCGCCCCCCGGGCCGGGTTGATTCCGGAAAATGCCCACCTGAAATACGAAGACATCGATGTCGGTTACGGTGGCAATGTAGGTATTATCTACCGCCCGGTAGCGAGCACCACATTCGGCATCACCTACACCTCAAAAGTGGATCTCACTTTCAAAGACAATCTGCGTCTGAGTAATTTCGGCCCACTGTTCGAGCCGGTGGTTTCACAACTGAACGGCACGCGCACCCAAATAGACATGACCGTTCCTGCGACTGTCACCGCCAGTCTGCAGCAACAACTCACCCCTGCCATCACACTTTATGCCAATCTCGCCTGGCAGGACTGGTCGGAATTTTCCGGTTTGACCCTGGCGCTCGACAACCCGGATCAGACCAGGGTATTTGTCGATGAGGGCTATGAGGACACCGGTCATGTAGCGCTGGGTATCCGTCACGCTTTTTCCCAGGGATTTCTCCAGGGTTGGAATCTGTCTACCGGATTCGCATTTGACAGTTCCATGCAGAATGAATCCAATCTTACCGCCAACCTGGTCACCGGAAAGGCATACCGATTTGGATTGGGGGCAGGCAAAGAACTCTGTCCAGGCCTGGCGCTGGACTTGGGTTATACCTTCCTCTGGTCCGGTGATCTCGATATAGACCAGACCGGGCGCCCACCTTTCAATCCAAGACTGGAAGGCACATACAAAGACACGGCGCTGCACTTTTTAGGCGGTTCCGTGCAATTTGAATTTTAA